The Zavarzinella sp. genome includes a window with the following:
- a CDS encoding GNAT family N-acetyltransferase, with product MLLSIEYPFQPIHPSPAGRAVCQLFGIRATTTPHRICHQYELQLQPNDLVLITGASGSGKSSILRDLSNRLGGVMLPQIPPGPQAVIDLFELPLAERFSLLASCGLAESRLLLRSAQALSEGQRYRLRLALALAASHQRPIVADEFAALLDRTTAKVLAYTLRRRWQHDPRTILLATSHDDLLPDLQPTVHIHCQENQPLQVRRLSQDLQRPISFHPELHIEDGTMLDWYPFAQWHYRSRNISFVRSVQVLKHVDKTVGVIVFAAPAASLRLRTMFFGWKHPRTSEALREMNRSLWVLSRVVMHPQYRGAGLGRWLIEEACKRCPVPWIETLAAMGEVNPVFEHAGFARIGQIEAQANTHAGDQYGRKYAPHAAGTPQYRGPVYYIRDNRKEIAHYVSEA from the coding sequence ATGTTACTTTCTATCGAGTATCCTTTTCAACCAATCCATCCTTCCCCAGCCGGGCGTGCAGTGTGCCAGTTATTTGGGATCAGGGCAACAACGACGCCACATCGCATTTGCCACCAGTATGAATTGCAGTTGCAACCCAACGACCTGGTGTTGATCACTGGTGCGTCCGGCTCAGGGAAAAGTTCCATCCTGCGTGATCTGAGCAATCGCCTTGGCGGTGTAATGTTACCGCAGATTCCGCCTGGGCCGCAGGCCGTGATCGATCTGTTTGAATTGCCATTGGCAGAACGATTTTCGCTTTTGGCATCCTGTGGCCTTGCAGAATCTCGCCTATTGTTGCGTTCTGCCCAGGCACTTTCGGAAGGACAGCGATATCGGCTTCGCCTGGCCCTGGCATTGGCTGCATCACACCAACGACCGATCGTGGCAGATGAGTTTGCGGCATTACTGGACCGCACTACGGCGAAGGTGCTGGCATACACATTGCGGCGACGCTGGCAGCACGATCCCAGGACAATCCTGCTGGCAACCAGCCATGATGATCTGTTGCCGGATCTTCAGCCCACGGTTCACATTCATTGCCAGGAAAACCAGCCACTTCAGGTGCGGCGATTGTCGCAGGATCTGCAACGCCCGATTTCATTTCACCCGGAACTGCACATTGAAGATGGCACCATGCTGGATTGGTATCCCTTCGCTCAGTGGCATTATCGCAGCAGAAACATTTCCTTTGTCCGCAGCGTGCAGGTGTTGAAGCATGTCGACAAAACTGTGGGGGTGATTGTCTTTGCGGCACCGGCAGCATCGTTACGTTTACGAACAATGTTCTTCGGCTGGAAACACCCACGCACTTCGGAAGCACTGCGGGAAATGAATCGTTCTCTGTGGGTGTTGTCCCGCGTAGTGATGCATCCCCAGTATCGTGGTGCAGGCCTGGGCCGCTGGCTGATTGAAGAAGCCTGCAAACGCTGCCCAGTTCCCTGGATTGAAACACTGGCCGCGATGGGAGAGGTAAACCCGGTATTTGAACATGCCGGCTTTGCCAGGATTGGCCAGATTGAAGCTCAGGCGAACACCCACGCGGGTGACCAGTACGGCAGAAAGTACGCGCCACATGCAGCTGGTACCCCACAATACCGTGGGCCTGTTTACTACATTCGGGATAATCGGAAGGAGATCGCCCATTATGTTTCGGAAGCATAA
- a CDS encoding HYExAFE family protein, which translates to MDRGNHYETAFEGYLRDRRLSYIAVDESRRTLMNDEGIKSVDFLVHSREGGRLLIDIKGRKFPYICNGTPRYTWHNWVNRRDISDLLRWQESFGEQYLALIVFMYWLGPMVDLPAPTPDLWHWKGARYLVRAVAVEDYAPVMSLRSEVWDTMHVSTEAFRDLVRPFSDFLVDRKALANSNMEQ; encoded by the coding sequence ATGGATCGTGGCAACCATTACGAAACGGCATTCGAAGGCTATCTGCGGGACAGACGGTTGTCTTATATTGCTGTGGATGAATCCCGCCGGACGCTGATGAATGATGAAGGGATCAAAAGCGTTGACTTTCTGGTCCATTCCCGCGAAGGTGGGCGACTGCTGATCGATATCAAAGGCCGCAAGTTCCCTTATATCTGCAATGGCACCCCTCGCTACACGTGGCACAACTGGGTCAATCGGCGGGACATTTCCGATCTCCTCCGCTGGCAGGAAAGTTTCGGCGAACAGTATCTGGCGTTAATCGTGTTTATGTACTGGCTGGGGCCGATGGTTGATTTGCCAGCACCCACCCCGGATTTGTGGCATTGGAAGGGAGCACGTTATCTGGTGCGGGCCGTCGCGGTGGAAGATTATGCCCCAGTGATGAGCCTGCGTTCCGAAGTCTGGGATACGATGCACGTTTCTACGGAAGCCTTTCGCGACCTCGTCCGGCCATTCAGCGATTTTCTGGTCGATCGCAAGGCACTGGCAAATAGCAACATGGAGCAATGA
- a CDS encoding nucleotide exchange factor GrpE, producing the protein MNENHPDEPLPNHPQDGGADTTEATNTPPEPGNVAQLQERINQLEKQNGEFLQALAEFQNRHNEMTQVMKRSAQDIQHQLKFAHEKFANDLLIPLDNLERAIAAARHSGDNPGLVAGITATMTQLQDVLKRHGITPIEALGKAFDPHYHEAVKAEASADAAPNTVIQVLQQGYLIHEKVMRPAYVVVAQG; encoded by the coding sequence ATGAACGAGAATCATCCTGATGAACCGCTGCCAAACCACCCGCAAGACGGTGGGGCAGACACCACTGAGGCCACCAACACCCCACCTGAACCTGGGAATGTCGCCCAGTTACAGGAACGGATCAATCAACTGGAAAAGCAGAATGGCGAATTTCTGCAGGCACTGGCCGAATTTCAGAACCGCCACAACGAAATGACGCAGGTCATGAAGCGGAGTGCCCAGGATATTCAGCATCAGTTGAAGTTTGCCCACGAAAAGTTTGCCAACGATCTGCTGATCCCACTGGATAATCTGGAACGGGCGATTGCTGCCGCCAGGCACAGTGGGGATAATCCCGGGCTGGTTGCGGGGATCACCGCCACGATGACCCAGTTACAGGATGTCCTGAAACGGCACGGCATTACACCCATTGAGGCCCTGGGCAAGGCATTTGACCCCCACTACCACGAAGCAGTGAAGGCGGAAGCCAGTGCCGACGCCGCACCGAATACCGTCATTCAGGTGCTGCAGCAGGGTTACCTGATTCACGAAAAAGTAATGCGCCCAGCATATGTCGTCGTGGCCCAGGGGTAA
- the dnaJ gene encoding molecular chaperone DnaJ: MSKRDYYEVLGLARNASTDEIEKAYRKLARKYHPDRNVGDPQAEAMFKEVGEACEVLLDDQKRAIYDQYGHEGLQNGGGGFGGGGSAFNDLVNELFGAFTGGGRRQTGPQRGSDIRVPVDIDLLEASRGIKKEIKIRRYENCEDCKGTGSKDGKKHSCMRCGGRGEVVQRQGFFEFRQPCPNCNGSGSTITNPCGSCRGQGRVQQERTVSVTVPAGADTGLRLLIGGEGDAGEPGGPRGDLEAVVRIAPHPVFEREGIDLFLKQLPITFSQAALGTTITLKTLYGSTDLTIPAGTQTGTEFRIRNHGMPELKISRRGAVVDSSTRGDLRVTVRIETPSNLTERQEELFRELAEIEHKQVSPHRKGFFEKLKSFFTGDDEEAK; this comes from the coding sequence ATGTCCAAACGCGATTATTACGAAGTGCTGGGTTTGGCCCGCAATGCAAGTACGGATGAGATCGAGAAGGCCTACCGCAAGCTGGCGCGGAAATACCACCCCGACCGCAACGTGGGCGATCCCCAGGCTGAAGCCATGTTCAAGGAAGTGGGGGAAGCCTGCGAGGTGCTGCTCGACGACCAGAAACGTGCCATTTACGACCAGTACGGCCACGAAGGACTACAGAACGGTGGTGGCGGATTCGGAGGTGGTGGTTCGGCCTTTAACGATCTGGTGAACGAACTGTTCGGTGCCTTCACTGGTGGCGGACGCAGGCAGACCGGCCCCCAGCGTGGGTCGGATATTCGTGTTCCTGTCGATATCGATCTGCTGGAAGCCTCCCGAGGCATCAAGAAGGAAATCAAAATTCGCCGTTACGAAAACTGCGAAGATTGTAAGGGAACTGGCAGCAAAGACGGCAAAAAGCATTCCTGCATGCGATGCGGTGGGCGTGGCGAAGTTGTCCAGCGACAGGGCTTTTTTGAATTCCGCCAGCCCTGCCCCAATTGTAACGGGTCTGGCAGCACCATCACCAATCCGTGCGGCAGTTGTCGTGGTCAGGGGCGTGTGCAGCAGGAACGCACCGTTTCGGTAACCGTGCCAGCCGGTGCGGATACCGGTTTACGCCTGCTGATTGGTGGGGAAGGTGATGCCGGTGAGCCAGGTGGGCCTCGAGGCGACCTGGAAGCAGTGGTACGGATTGCCCCCCACCCGGTGTTCGAGCGGGAAGGGATCGACCTGTTCCTGAAGCAATTGCCGATTACCTTCAGTCAGGCAGCGCTGGGCACTACAATAACCTTGAAAACGCTCTATGGCAGCACCGATCTGACGATCCCTGCGGGCACGCAAACGGGTACGGAATTTCGGATTCGCAACCATGGGATGCCAGAACTGAAGATTTCACGCCGTGGTGCGGTGGTCGATTCCAGCACACGGGGCGATCTGCGGGTGACGGTTCGTATCGAAACACCCAGTAACCTGACCGAGCGTCAGGAAGAACTGTTCCGTGAACTGGCAGAAATTGAACACAAACAGGTTTCGCCCCACCGGAAAGGCTTTTTTGAAAAGCTGAAATCGTTCTTTACCGGGGACGATGAAGAAGCAAAATAA
- the surE gene encoding 5'/3'-nucleotidase SurE: MKILLTNDDGVYAPGLQALRKELQQLGEVVVCAPATEQSAAGHSVTLLWPLIVQEVKDDQGQPIGWAVEGRPADCMKLALCELLKEPPDLVVSGMNAGSNAGINVLYSGTVAAAVEAAFFRHTAIAVSQAYLDPKKVDFPQGAKYARQVVEQIIALKPEQGSLFNVNIPPPELGPPKGIQVTPQNYAPYQESFVRNVDPRGRLYYWLGADYACAEPHPGTDEAALKEAYITVTPLHFDLTNYQRLRDLASHTWETPQ; this comes from the coding sequence ATGAAAATTTTGTTAACAAACGACGATGGGGTATACGCACCTGGTCTGCAGGCATTGCGGAAAGAATTGCAGCAGCTAGGTGAAGTGGTGGTTTGTGCTCCTGCGACCGAACAGAGTGCTGCCGGCCATTCCGTAACCCTGCTTTGGCCGCTGATTGTGCAGGAAGTAAAGGACGACCAGGGCCAGCCAATTGGTTGGGCTGTGGAAGGTCGGCCTGCGGATTGCATGAAACTGGCACTGTGCGAATTGCTGAAAGAACCACCTGATCTGGTTGTCAGTGGGATGAATGCCGGTTCGAATGCCGGCATCAATGTGCTTTATTCCGGCACGGTTGCGGCAGCAGTTGAGGCTGCATTTTTTCGGCATACCGCGATTGCGGTTTCCCAGGCATATCTGGATCCGAAAAAAGTCGATTTTCCTCAGGGGGCAAAATACGCACGTCAGGTGGTGGAACAGATTATCGCCCTGAAGCCGGAACAAGGTTCATTGTTCAATGTGAATATTCCCCCACCTGAACTGGGGCCGCCCAAAGGGATTCAGGTGACACCACAAAATTATGCACCGTACCAGGAAAGTTTTGTGCGTAATGTCGACCCACGTGGGCGATTGTATTACTGGCTGGGTGCCGATTATGCCTGTGCCGAGCCCCACCCCGGAACAGATGAGGCGGCACTGAAAGAAGCGTATATCACCGTGACACCGCTGCATTTTGATCTGACGAACTACCAACGATTGCGCGATCTCGCCTCGCACACGTGGGAAACTCCGCAATAG
- a CDS encoding DUF3800 domain-containing protein: protein MAWLLFLDESGHDHKQMPYEVRGGIAIEDSKLWSLTRAVKQLEQFAFGCSLLEFQKEIKGSTLLDRKRFRFAKQASVMADQERQKHARAFLAKGLQKLNPTSTEFCAYGQACIEMAIGIFHLLRDQKAVLFASMTPRGFVKSSVPNEDYLRKDQVFLFERYFYFCEAKKQNGLIVMDGTDKSLDKKFIRQIENYFSKTASGRFRSQWIVPTPLFVSSDMSYPVQIADLCIYCVNWCFRLPSQGMNEPVREEIQSEFDQWIKQLQFSGEGSNESGRFPTWGICYVPNPCGPGRKA from the coding sequence ATGGCTTGGTTGCTGTTTTTAGATGAAAGCGGACATGATCACAAACAGATGCCATACGAAGTGCGCGGCGGAATTGCGATTGAAGATAGTAAACTTTGGTCGTTAACGCGAGCGGTCAAGCAACTGGAGCAATTTGCCTTTGGTTGTTCTTTGCTTGAGTTTCAAAAGGAGATTAAAGGAAGTACACTTTTGGATAGAAAGCGCTTCCGATTTGCTAAACAAGCTTCTGTGATGGCAGACCAGGAACGTCAGAAACATGCGAGAGCATTCTTAGCCAAAGGCCTTCAAAAGTTAAATCCGACGAGCACTGAATTTTGTGCATATGGGCAAGCCTGTATTGAAATGGCGATAGGAATTTTCCATTTGCTTCGCGATCAAAAAGCGGTGTTATTTGCAAGCATGACGCCAAGAGGTTTTGTAAAATCCAGCGTTCCTAACGAAGATTATCTGCGAAAAGATCAGGTATTTCTTTTTGAAAGATACTTTTATTTTTGTGAGGCAAAAAAGCAAAATGGCCTTATTGTGATGGATGGGACAGACAAATCTCTCGACAAAAAATTCATCCGGCAGATTGAAAACTATTTTTCTAAAACTGCCAGTGGGAGATTTCGCTCTCAATGGATTGTACCTACTCCATTATTTGTATCTTCGGATATGTCCTATCCTGTGCAAATTGCAGATCTGTGTATCTATTGTGTGAATTGGTGCTTTCGGTTGCCTTCCCAAGGAATGAATGAACCAGTTCGCGAAGAAATTCAATCTGAATTTGATCAATGGATAAAGCAACTTCAGTTCAGTGGTGAAGGATCCAATGAAAGTGGTCGGTTCCCCACTTGGGGTATTTGTTATGTTCCAAACCCATGTGGGCCAGGAAGAAAAGCATAA